One Candidatus Rokuibacteriota bacterium DNA window includes the following coding sequences:
- a CDS encoding alpha/beta hydrolase, which produces MPRVKVNGVSLAVQDWPGKGAAAVCIHGLTANHACWASIADILSPDYRLIAYDLRGRGESDKPEKGYSLQIHCQDLVGLLDHFGVKKAIIMGHSLGAHIGVCFAARFPQRVSKLVLVDGGIDVRAEILDSLAPAINRLGIEFPSMDAFLQLMQSLPMLAGRWNDYLERYFRYDVETLSSGAVRSKVARHAIEEELANLARERLWVYHHQVKCPTLIFRAPDGLLTATDCLMTQEEAEAMAHAIRKSTLVVVPGTNHYTVLLGKNPKVKNALRAFLKAR; this is translated from the coding sequence ATGCCCCGCGTCAAGGTGAACGGAGTCTCCCTCGCGGTCCAAGACTGGCCGGGCAAAGGCGCCGCCGCCGTCTGCATCCACGGCCTCACCGCCAACCACGCCTGCTGGGCGAGCATCGCCGACATCCTGTCGCCTGACTACCGGCTCATCGCCTACGACCTCAGGGGCCGGGGGGAGAGCGACAAGCCGGAAAAGGGCTACAGCCTGCAGATCCACTGCCAGGACCTGGTCGGTCTGCTCGACCACTTCGGCGTGAAGAAAGCGATCATCATGGGGCACTCGCTCGGAGCCCACATCGGCGTTTGCTTCGCCGCCCGCTTCCCCCAGCGGGTGTCGAAGCTGGTGCTGGTGGACGGCGGGATCGACGTCCGCGCCGAGATCCTGGATTCCCTGGCTCCCGCCATCAACCGGCTCGGCATCGAGTTCCCGTCGATGGACGCGTTTCTCCAGCTGATGCAGAGCCTCCCGATGCTGGCCGGCCGCTGGAACGACTACCTGGAGCGCTACTTCCGCTACGACGTGGAGACGCTCAGCTCGGGGGCGGTCCGCTCGAAGGTGGCCAGGCACGCCATCGAGGAGGAGCTGGCGAATCTCGCGCGTGAGCGACTCTGGGTCTACCACCACCAGGTGAAGTGCCCGACGCTGATCTTCCGCGCCCCCGACGGCCTCCTGACGGCGACCGACTGCCTGATGACCCAGGAGGAGGCCGAGGCCATGGCCCACGCCATCCGGAAGTCGACGCTCGTCGTAGTCCCGGGCACGAACCACTACACCGTGCTCCTGGGAAAGAACCCGAAGGTCAAGAACGCCCTCCGTGCGTTCCTCAAAGCGCGATGA
- a CDS encoding GNAT family N-acetyltransferase encodes MLEIRHGGPDDIGSCLSLAAELIDSRRGQGLIQAALDRRQLLVARDDGRVVGFLTYRTDWFNCTFVSVAVVTPDRRREGIARALFRAVEERSPGPRLFSSTDETNAASIRMHSALGFTASGYIDNLPQGYRELLFYKRLPGRIEHGHDGVSILGDSDGATHA; translated from the coding sequence ATGCTTGAGATCCGGCACGGCGGGCCCGACGACATCGGCAGCTGCCTCAGCCTCGCGGCCGAGCTGATCGATTCCCGCCGGGGCCAGGGGCTGATCCAGGCCGCGCTCGACCGCCGGCAGCTCCTCGTGGCCCGCGACGACGGACGCGTGGTCGGCTTTCTCACCTACCGTACCGACTGGTTCAACTGCACGTTCGTCTCGGTGGCCGTCGTCACGCCCGACCGGCGCCGGGAGGGGATCGCGCGAGCGCTCTTCCGCGCCGTCGAGGAGCGGAGCCCGGGTCCCCGGCTCTTCTCTTCCACCGATGAGACCAACGCGGCTTCCATCCGGATGCACAGCGCGCTCGGCTTCACCGCCAGCGGCTACATCGACAACCTCCCCCAGGGCTACCGCGAGCTGCTCTTCTACAAGCGCCTTCCCGGGCGCATCGAGCACGGGCACGACGGAGTCTCGATTCTGGGGGACAGCGACGGGGCGACTCATGCTTGA
- a CDS encoding phenylacetate--CoA ligase family protein: MTTWPPSYHEGYWPEPSSPCWFKDRECQDPESRDAEILRKIQAVMRWAWERGPFYRRKWEAVGLDPGDIKSLQDFRKVPVLTKQELREDQAAHPPFGSYLCIEPREVFHIHGTSGTTGKPTAFAIGRDDWRRIANAHARVMWGFGLRPGDTVFFGSFFSLYLGGWGALAGAERLGCVAFPFGAGVPGQTLQALRWLRDIKPTAFYGTPSYGLYVAEKARQEGIDPKEFGIKILFFSGEPGGSIPSTKQRIEEAYGGICVDTGSTAEMTPWMTNGECVFRAGMHLWQDIVYAELLHPDTKEPVPFGGEGVLIYNHLERTSQPMIRFWSGDLARWTDTPCECGRTYPRLPGGIYGRVDDMFIVRGENVYPSAIEDVLRATRGFGEEFRIIISREEIMDELVVQAEYTRDIAARAERNPEVLEALRKEMAERLRAAIGLWPKVQLMPPDALPRTEFKARRVVDNRNLFRELREGKKDA; the protein is encoded by the coding sequence ATGACGACCTGGCCGCCGAGCTACCACGAAGGCTACTGGCCGGAGCCCAGCTCCCCCTGCTGGTTCAAGGATCGCGAGTGCCAGGATCCCGAGTCTCGCGACGCGGAGATCCTCCGGAAGATCCAAGCCGTGATGCGCTGGGCGTGGGAGCGCGGGCCGTTCTATCGAAGGAAGTGGGAGGCGGTGGGGCTCGACCCCGGCGACATCAAGAGCCTGCAGGACTTCAGGAAGGTACCGGTTCTGACCAAGCAGGAGCTCAGGGAGGACCAGGCGGCGCACCCGCCCTTCGGTTCCTACCTCTGCATCGAGCCCCGTGAGGTCTTCCACATCCACGGCACCTCGGGCACCACCGGGAAGCCCACGGCGTTCGCCATCGGGCGCGACGACTGGCGCAGGATCGCCAACGCCCACGCGCGGGTGATGTGGGGCTTCGGCCTCCGCCCCGGCGACACGGTCTTCTTCGGCTCGTTCTTCTCCCTCTACCTGGGCGGCTGGGGCGCCCTGGCCGGGGCCGAGCGCCTCGGCTGCGTCGCCTTCCCCTTCGGCGCGGGCGTGCCGGGTCAGACCCTCCAGGCTCTCCGCTGGCTCAGGGACATCAAGCCCACCGCCTTCTATGGAACGCCGTCCTACGGCCTCTACGTCGCGGAGAAGGCCCGTCAGGAGGGGATCGATCCGAAGGAGTTCGGGATCAAGATCCTCTTCTTCTCGGGCGAGCCCGGCGGCTCGATCCCGTCGACGAAGCAGCGGATCGAGGAAGCCTACGGCGGGATCTGCGTGGACACGGGCTCCACCGCCGAGATGACCCCGTGGATGACCAACGGCGAGTGCGTCTTCAGGGCCGGCATGCACCTCTGGCAGGACATCGTCTACGCGGAGCTGCTCCACCCTGACACGAAGGAGCCGGTGCCGTTCGGCGGCGAGGGGGTGCTCATCTACAACCACCTGGAGCGGACCTCGCAGCCCATGATCCGCTTCTGGTCGGGCGACCTCGCGCGCTGGACCGATACGCCGTGCGAGTGCGGCCGGACGTACCCGCGGCTCCCCGGGGGGATCTACGGGCGGGTGGACGACATGTTCATCGTGCGCGGGGAGAACGTGTACCCGAGCGCCATCGAGGACGTGCTACGCGCGACCCGCGGCTTCGGCGAGGAGTTCAGGATCATCATCTCGCGCGAGGAGATCATGGACGAGCTGGTGGTCCAGGCCGAGTACACGCGGGACATCGCGGCGCGGGCCGAGCGAAACCCGGAAGTGCTCGAGGCGCTGAGGAAGGAGATGGCCGAGCGGCTCCGGGCGGCCATCGGCCTCTGGCCCAAAGTCCAGCTCATGCCACCCGACGCCCTCCCCCGAACCGAGTTCAAGGCGCGCCGGGTGGTGGATAACCGCAACCTGTTCCGCGAGCTACGCGAGGGAAAGAAGGATGCTTGA
- a CDS encoding M28 family peptidase: MVDVKPKEPRPVLDEAARRQIDDLGNRLIKHVTVLAGEIGERNLFRPQGLRAAAEYIRQSWTAQGFPVAEEPFEVAGQRCVNLIVEQPGAGRPHEIVLVGAHYDSLIGTAGANDNATGVAVLLELSAALKAARPLRTVRVVAFVNEEPPFFHSEQMGSRLHALNARRRHEKIVAMVSLETLGYYAHGAGSQRYPFPFGAFYPDRADFLAVVGNLASRPLVVEFLRHLMAATDFPVEGVATFPWIPGVDWSDHWSFWKEGYPAVMLTDTALYRYPEYHSPGDLPGRISQEEFARAAHGIIGAVRRLADSP; this comes from the coding sequence ATGGTTGACGTGAAGCCCAAGGAGCCCCGGCCCGTGCTCGACGAAGCCGCCCGCCGGCAGATCGACGACCTCGGAAACCGGCTGATCAAGCACGTGACGGTCCTCGCGGGCGAGATCGGGGAGCGGAACCTCTTCCGCCCCCAGGGTCTCCGCGCGGCCGCAGAGTATATCCGGCAGAGCTGGACGGCGCAGGGGTTTCCCGTGGCGGAGGAGCCGTTCGAGGTGGCCGGGCAGCGGTGCGTGAACCTGATCGTTGAGCAGCCGGGGGCCGGCCGGCCGCACGAGATCGTGCTCGTCGGGGCCCACTACGATTCCCTGATCGGAACCGCCGGCGCCAACGACAACGCGACCGGGGTGGCAGTGCTCCTCGAGCTGTCAGCGGCCCTGAAGGCCGCGCGTCCCCTCCGCACCGTTCGCGTCGTCGCCTTCGTCAACGAGGAACCGCCGTTCTTCCACTCCGAGCAGATGGGAAGCCGGCTCCACGCGCTGAATGCGCGGCGGCGACACGAGAAGATCGTAGCCATGGTCTCGCTGGAAACCCTCGGGTACTACGCCCACGGCGCGGGAAGCCAGCGGTATCCGTTTCCCTTCGGAGCCTTCTATCCGGATCGGGCCGACTTCCTCGCCGTGGTGGGGAACCTGGCCTCACGACCGCTCGTGGTCGAGTTCCTCCGTCACCTGATGGCGGCGACCGACTTCCCCGTGGAGGGCGTCGCGACGTTTCCGTGGATTCCGGGCGTGGACTGGTCTGACCACTGGTCGTTCTGGAAGGAAGGGTATCCGGCAGTGATGCTGACCGACACCGCCCTCTACCGCTATCCGGAGTACCACTCGCCTGGCGATCTTCCCGGGAGGATCAGCCAGGAAGAGTTCGCCCGGGCCGCGCACGGGATCATCGGCGCCGTTCGCCGCCTCGCCGACTCACCCTGA